One stretch of Corvus hawaiiensis isolate bCorHaw1 chromosome 1, bCorHaw1.pri.cur, whole genome shotgun sequence DNA includes these proteins:
- the LOC125334545 gene encoding serine/arginine repetitive matrix protein 1-like, translating into MAGPRRDPRPEPRRDRRREAPRALRCQPWQPRARSAAGPVVPEGAQGARAVVPPPRGSGRAPSPAGKGRCRPGSVLGNVVLLRESRRPRPLPPAAPAGLSRGPDPARPPPSAGPGCPAPSRRLGRRRPRAGAWKSAAAYGTTSPLSQKCSPVLLRYTLSSPYCCCSLGARNKFGDLERHCMVGEQDWLDQPENFVLSEHVLEPKYLTRKHPLFYWQSGTLKSNSSKVKRAAKECFCISGENMYAPKSTCGKY; encoded by the exons ATGGCC GGGCCGCGGCGGGATCCGCGTCCGGAGCCGCGGCGGGACCGGCGTCGGGAGGCGCCGCGGGCTCTGCGCTGTCAGCCATGGCAGCCACGGGCgcggagcgcggccgggccggtCGTGCCCGAGGGCGCGCAGGGGGCCCGGGCTGTAGTGCCTCCGCCGAGGGGCTCCGGGCGTGCGCCCAGCCCGGCGGGAAAGGGGCGGTGCCGGCCGGGAAGCGTGCTGGGAAATGTAGTTCTGCTCCGGGAGAGCCGGCGGCCGCGCCCTCTGCCCCCGGCAGCACCTGCGGGGCTGTCCCGGGGCCCTGACCCTGCCCGGCCACCGCCGAGTGCGGGCCCAGGCTGCCCGGCCCCTTCGCGACGTTTGGGAAGAAGGcggccaagggctggagcatgGAAGAGCGCAGCAGCTTACGGCACAACCTCACCCCTATCCCAGAAGTGCAGCCCCGTCCTGCTTCGCTATACGCTCTCCTCTCCCTACTGCTGTTGTAGTCTCGGGGCGCGGAACAAATTCGGAGATTTGGAGCGTCATTGCATGGTGGGAGAGCAAGACTGGTTAGACCAGCCGGAGAATTTTGTCTTGTCTGAACATGTTCTGGAACCAAAGTATTTAACAAGGAAGCATCCACTCTTTTATTGGCAATCAGGCACACTGAAGAG TAATTCTTCAAAGGTGAAGAGGGCAGCAAAGGAATGCTTTTGCATCAGTGGAGAAAATATGTATGCACCTAAAAGTACATGTGGTAAGTACTGA